In Crinalium epipsammum PCC 9333, the genomic window TTTTTTGTAATCGCAAGTAAATTTTATTTCTAAACCTAAAAAAAACAAACCAATTAATAGAGTTAGTCCAATAAATATTAAATTAGTAATCATTGATCCCCTCCTAGATTTTTAATATATCGCTCAAAGACTGCTGCAACACTTTGTTTATCTGAGTTATCTTTGTATTCTTTGTGCTTTTATTTTGAGAGAACTCTCGTAAATAGCTGTAATTCATGCTCCGAAAGCACTTCATTAGCTACCCTTACAGGCAGATGTTCAGCATTCCAGCGACCATTAATCGGCTCTCGTAGCAGTAAACCATAAAGTGGCTCCCCAACTTCTGCTTCTGGATCAAATTCCCCATTTACCTGCTCAACTTTTGTATCTAATTCCAGATAAACTTGCTCTGGTGCATAGCTACGCAAGAGGCGCACCTGTAAACGAGTCTTAATTTCTCTTAAAGAAATAGCCAAAGGGGAAGCATTTTCTAATAAATCTCGCGCTTCCTTCCAAGCGTGATTGACAGCCACAATCTCTGCTACTAACTGCTCAATGCTAGGATTTAATAGGCTGTATGGTGGCATTATTTGTGAGTGGTAAATATTCCTGTGTCGCTTTAAAAAATCCCGCTACAGCAGACTTAGGTATTTTACAAGAACATTTTTTATTTCGCTGTATAGCAGAACACACAGACCAGCAAAAGATTAATATTTTTTTAATAACAAAAATTATGTCCAAAGAATTTAGACAAATTATTCCCAAAATTCCACCAGCCGCCGAAATATTTGCCTCATATCAAATGGCTTACGAGTTTCGTCGTGAAGCAGAATATCGCCAAGAGCTTAAAATCTACTGTGAATGGTATCAGCTTACAGCCCAAAATAACCGACAAGAACTAGCAAAAATGCGTCGGGACATCAACATTTTTGGCTGGTTCAATCGCCGTAAGCGATAACTGACAACAATATATTTATTGCAGAAGATTTAATGCCGATAACTTAAGCGCGATGTCTACGACGGGCTTCTCTACGCCTACGCACCTGAACACTACTCTACTAACTCCAATTCATCATCCCGTAAATGGGCGCGGAATTTTTGCTGAAATTTCACCTGAAATGGGAAATTAGCACTGACTGGTCTTCCTTGCCATTCAGTGACAATCGCCAATACTTCTCCTTCCTGATCCTTGATATCAAAGGGCTGACCACGATGTTCAGGATGGTGGTAAACAATCACAGAGTTTTTAACACGGACGCGATCGCCAACTTTCATATCTTATTTTCTCGTAGAAGATGGACTGTACCAATAACAGAGCTTCTTCCTAAACTTGATAGGACAACCTTAATATTTTGCCATAGGAGGGTGCATTCGTTTTGACCAGATCTTAAAAATAGGGCGGAGAGAGGGGAGAGGAGGGAGGGGAGAGAGGAAAACTCAAATTCTACCTTTGCGCCCTGTGCGTTGAACCTTCAACCGCCGTGCATTCTCCGTCCATGTACTCATGGGCGGGGTTAACGGCGGACAGCAGATAACAATACTATTCAGGTTCCTCTTGGTTCTTAGTCATTACATGAGGCAATCGACGAATATAATCTCTGATAATATGAGACATCCCTACCCCTTTAGAGTCAGCATAAACTTGTAACTTCTCCCACTCTTTCTCATCAAGCCTTACACGCAAAGTTTTTTCTCTTGTCATACTGCTACATTGTTGCTACAATATTTATATGTTAGCAACACGACGCACAACATTTTGCATTTATCCAAATCAAGCTCAAACGGCAAAAATGTTTGAGTGGCGTAAACTACATTGCTGGCTTTATAACCAAGCATTAAGTGATCGTCAGATAGCGTATAAACGAGATCATAAAAGTGTTAGCTACTATGACCAACAACGTGCAGTTAAGGTAATCCGTCAAGTATTACCAGAATTTAAAGAACTCGGTTCCCACGCATTACAAGCAACCATTAAACGGGTTGATTTTGCTTATTATAGGTTTTTTCAGGGATTAGGAGGTTATCCACGTTTTAAGTCTTTAAGACATTATTCGGGTTGGACTTATCCCTGTAATTCTGGATGGAAAGCACATACAACGGGTGTTAATGGTTATCTCGATATTTCCAATTTGGGACATATCCAGATGAGGGGAAAAGCGAGAACTTGGGGCAATCCTACTACTTTAACTATTGTTTACCGTAATGGTAAATGGTATGCCTCGATTACTGTTGCTTGTGATGTACAAAGGGAAACAGGTAATGGGTTAATTGGTTTGGATTTTGGTTGCAATGTTGCAGTAATGGGAGCAGTCCATTTAGGTGATGGCGAGTATGAGCAATTAGAAGAAGACAATCCCAGACACTTAAAACAAGTCCAAACCAAAATCAAACAAGCTAACCGTCAGAAACGACGGAAACGCACGGCTGATTATCAGAAAAGAGTTAAAGCATCAAAAAGATGGAGAAAAGCACAAAAAAAAGTTAGTAAGTTAGTACGCATTGCAGCTAATCAGCGACAAGATTTTATTCATAAAGTAGCAGCACAAATTGTAAGCAGTAATAGCATGGTTGCTACTGAGAAACTTAATCTTAAAAAAATGACCAAGAAAGCTAAAAAAGGTAGCGTCAGAAAAGCTCAAAAAACAGGACTTAATCGCTCTATCTTAGATGTTGGTATGGG contains:
- a CDS encoding ribbon-helix-helix protein, CopG family, encoding MTREKTLRVRLDEKEWEKLQVYADSKGVGMSHIIRDYIRRLPHVMTKNQEEPE
- a CDS encoding RNA-guided endonuclease InsQ/TnpB family protein; this translates as MLATRRTTFCIYPNQAQTAKMFEWRKLHCWLYNQALSDRQIAYKRDHKSVSYYDQQRAVKVIRQVLPEFKELGSHALQATIKRVDFAYYRFFQGLGGYPRFKSLRHYSGWTYPCNSGWKAHTTGVNGYLDISNLGHIQMRGKARTWGNPTTLTIVYRNGKWYASITVACDVQRETGNGLIGLDFGCNVAVMGAVHLGDGEYEQLEEDNPRHLKQVQTKIKQANRQKRRKRTADYQKRVKASKRWRKAQKKVSKLVRIAANQRQDFIHKVAAQIVSSNSMVATEKLNLKKMTKKAKKGSVRKAQKTGLNRSILDVGMGMLRSAIEYKVEEAGGIFVEVPTQKIKPSQRCPKCDYIKPKTLSERVHKCEKCTYTCDRDFASATVCAEYLRTGLGTSLDKHGCLTSISNPKAVKSCGGMKQVGQKKCQKPRPNS
- a CDS encoding ferredoxin-thioredoxin reductase variable chain, translating into MKVGDRVRVKNSVIVYHHPEHRGQPFDIKDQEGEVLAIVTEWQGRPVSANFPFQVKFQQKFRAHLRDDELELVE